A genomic segment from Corylus avellana chromosome ca5, CavTom2PMs-1.0 encodes:
- the LOC132181747 gene encoding wax ester synthase/diacylglycerol acyltransferase 4-like: MENFREGLEPVSPYGHYFNSSELCVSIIGVFEYEIPLNLVHAMSWLENVFLPIHPRLSSIMVTNEEGEKKWKMVEVKLEDHVNVPIIPTGLSPTAYDEHLDDCISNIGMEKFPQNKPMWEVHIFNHPTSNAAATLIIKVHHALGDGYSVMSALLSCVQRADNPSLPLTLPSRRSTEAQSGNKSAWARVPQLFSLVFNTASDFGWSLLKSTLVEDDITPIRSGDEGAGFLPLTLSSMTFSLDRMKHIKTKLGVTVNDIIVGIIFYGTRLCMQEISHKSSNSDSTALVLLNTRKVRNYKSIKEMVGDSEAPWGNRIAFLHVPIPKLNDSKSSNPLEYVLEAQTIIKKRRTSLGVYLTDRLLDIVKKLKGPEAAARYVHGTLRNSSMTISNMIGPMEQVTMANHPLKGFYFMTPGLAQNLTITIVSYMGDLRVTAGIEKGLLDPLKFKSCVENAFQMMLKAADEVPTHKKF; this comes from the exons ATGGAGAACTTCAGGGAAGGGTTAGAGCCAGTGAGTCCCTATGGACACTACTTCAACAGCTCTGAACTATGTGTATCTATTATTGGAGTTTTTGAATATGAGATACCCCTCAACCTCGTCCATGCCATGTCATGGCTCGAGAATGTTTTCCTCCCCATCCATCCACGCCTCTCCTCAATCATG GTTACAAATGAAGAGGgtgagaaaaaatggaaaatggttgAAGTGAAGCTTGAAGACCATGTTAACGTCCCTATTATCCCAACTGGCTTGTCACCCACAGCATACGATGAACATCTTGACGACTGCATATCAAATATTGGAATGGAGAAGTTCCCACAAAATAAACCGATGTGGGAAGTTCATATATTTAACCACCCAACAAGCAATGCAGCTGCCACTCTCATAATCAAGGTCCACCACGCGCTTGGCGATGGCTACTCAGTCATGAGTGCACTTCTTTCTTGTGTGCAAAGGGCTGACAATCCTTCACTTCCGCTCACATTGCCTTCACGCCGGAGCACAGAAGCACAAAGTGGCAACAAAAGTGCTTGGGCGAGAGTGCCTCAACTCTTTTCCTTGGTCTTCAACACTGCATCAGATTTTGGATGGAGCTTGTTGAAGAGCACTTTGGTTGAAGATGATATAACGCCGATAAGGTCTGGGGATGAAGGAGCCGGATTTTTGCCACTCACGTTATCAAGCATGACGTTCTCTCTTGATCGTATGAAACACATTAAGACCAAGCTTGGAGTG ACGGTGAATGATATAATTGTTGGGATAATCTTCTATGGAACCCGGTTATGCATGCAAGAGATAAGCCATAAATCAAGCAATTCAGATTCTACAGCATTGGTGTTGCTCAACACTAGGAAAGTTAGGAACTATAAATCAATCAAGGAGATGGTGGGAGACTCAGAGGCACCATGGGGGAACCGAATTGCCTTCTTGCATGTACCAATACCAAAGCTTAATGATTCTAAATCCTCAAACCCACTTGAGTATGTGTTGGAAGCACAAACGATAATCAAGAAGAGGAGAACCTCATTAGGGGTTTATCTCACTGATAGGCTTTTGGACATTGTGAAGAAACTTAAAGGCCCAGAG GCAGCTGCTAGATATGTCCATGGGACATTGAGGAACTCCAGTATGACAATCTCAAACATGATTGGGCCAATGGAACAAGTGACTATGGCTAATCATCCGCTTAAAggcttttattttatgacaCCGGGTTTAGCTCAA AATCTTACTATAACAATAGTAAGTTACATGGGAGATCTGAGAGTTACTGCTGGGATTGAAAAAGGACTCTTAGATCCCCTAAAGTTCAAGTCATGCGTGGAAAACGCCTTTCAGATGATGCTCAAAGCCGCAGATGAGGTTCCTACAcacaaaaagttttaa